The Immundisolibacter cernigliae genome has a window encoding:
- a CDS encoding DUF1329 domain-containing protein, which yields MHIRRNCVFLAVGALLATGAVAKVSPEEAARLGLEGTELTPFGAIRAGNADGTIPAWEGGIKTPPAGYKEGDWYIDPYADDKILFTITAQNHQQYADKLTPGQIAMFKKYPDTYKMNVYPSRRSASFPQWHYDNSIYNATRAEWCNPSPGPNRETRCLASNTSKPGVFFPIPNDAAEVMWNHTFRFVGKWYTATAYGYNAFPDGSYAEQVKLDRFLMPLWIGPDAGGDPPLTHERFTRLGGGGLCASQEDISPPRSAGTIFSACLYLQDTTFDAYLYVPGQRRVRKAPEIGFYDSPGTGSDGLRTGDSRWTFWLTGQEEWYEYGPLQLKEIYIPYNSYKIAQPGLTFKDIVMKGHNNPDLKRYELHRVWVVEAKLKPGFRHLSPHRFAYIDADSWDGALGDMYDARGDLWRVTESYLMNYYNVPLPYFWGDDHSDLISGRHSALNSFYNVGPKGTAAPPDFTAKGRPDQELYTPAGLRKFGVR from the coding sequence ATGCATATACGGCGCAATTGCGTTTTTCTGGCGGTTGGCGCGCTCCTGGCGACCGGGGCGGTCGCCAAGGTGTCGCCCGAGGAAGCGGCAAGACTGGGACTCGAGGGCACGGAGCTGACACCGTTTGGCGCCATCAGGGCCGGCAACGCGGACGGAACGATCCCGGCCTGGGAGGGCGGAATCAAGACGCCTCCCGCCGGCTACAAGGAGGGCGACTGGTACATCGACCCCTACGCCGACGACAAGATCCTGTTCACCATCACGGCGCAAAACCATCAGCAATATGCTGACAAGCTCACGCCGGGACAGATCGCGATGTTCAAGAAGTACCCGGATACATACAAGATGAACGTGTATCCGAGCCGACGCAGCGCGTCGTTTCCACAATGGCACTACGACAACTCGATCTACAACGCCACCCGCGCCGAGTGGTGCAACCCCTCGCCCGGGCCGAACCGTGAAACGCGCTGCCTGGCCTCGAATACCTCGAAGCCAGGCGTGTTCTTTCCGATTCCCAACGACGCCGCCGAGGTGATGTGGAACCACACCTTCCGCTTCGTCGGCAAGTGGTACACCGCAACGGCCTATGGTTACAACGCCTTTCCCGACGGCAGCTACGCCGAACAGGTCAAGCTTGACCGTTTCCTGATGCCGCTGTGGATCGGCCCGGACGCCGGCGGTGACCCCCCGCTGACGCACGAACGCTTCACCCGGCTGGGCGGCGGCGGCCTGTGCGCCTCGCAGGAAGACATTTCGCCGCCGCGCTCCGCCGGCACCATCTTCAGCGCCTGCCTGTACCTGCAGGACACCACCTTCGACGCCTACCTGTACGTGCCGGGGCAGCGCCGGGTGCGCAAGGCGCCGGAAATCGGTTTCTACGACAGCCCCGGCACCGGCTCGGACGGCCTGCGCACAGGCGACTCGCGCTGGACCTTCTGGCTGACCGGCCAGGAGGAATGGTACGAGTACGGGCCGCTGCAGCTCAAGGAAATATACATCCCCTACAACAGCTACAAGATCGCCCAGCCGGGGCTGACTTTCAAAGACATCGTCATGAAAGGCCACAACAACCCTGACCTGAAGCGCTACGAACTGCACCGCGTGTGGGTGGTGGAGGCCAAGCTGAAGCCCGGCTTCCGCCACCTGTCGCCGCACCGTTTCGCCTATATCGACGCCGATAGCTGGGACGGCGCACTGGGCGACATGTACGACGCCCGCGGCGATCTGTGGCGGGTGACCGAGTCCTACCTGATGAATTACTACAACGTGCCGCTGCCCTATTTCTGGGGTGATGACCACTCCGACCTCATCTCCGGCCGGCATTCGGCACTCAACTCCTTCTATAACGTCGGACCCAAAGGCACGGCTGCACCGCCGGATTTCACGGCCAAAGGCAGGCCGGATCAGGAGCTCTATACGCCAGCGGGCTTGCGCAAGTTTGGTGTTCGCTGA